In a genomic window of Colius striatus isolate bColStr4 chromosome 2, bColStr4.1.hap1, whole genome shotgun sequence:
- the TTC32 gene encoding tetratricopeptide repeat protein 32, with protein sequence MERAAAGAAELLSEAAAAAAEGRLAAAEELYSRCIARCAGAGAGRDLATALNNRGQIKYLRVEFDAAMEDYTAAIECQPGFEVPYYNRGLVLYRLGCFDEAMRDFRKVLELNPQFEDAASSLKQTILDKEEKQKRGY encoded by the exons ATGGAGCGGGCAGCGGCCGGCGCGGCGGAGCTGCTGTCCgaggcagcggcggcggcggccgaggGGCGGCTGGCGGCGGCAGAGGAACTCTACAGCCGCTGCATCGCCCGGTGCGCGGGGGCCGG CGCCGGCCGCGACCTCGCCACGGCCCTCAACAACCGGGGACAGATCAAGTACCTCCGGGTGGAGTTCGACGCCGCCATGGAGGACTACACGGCTGCCATCGAGTGCCAGCCCGGCTTCGAGGTGCCCTACTACAACCGGGGCCTGGTGCTCTACCGGCTGG gatGCTTTGATGAGGCCATGAGAGATTTCAGGAAAGTATTAGAGTTAAACCCTCAGTTTGAAGATGCTGCATCGAGTCTAAAACAGACTATTCttgataaagaagaaaaacaaaagcggGGTTATTGA
- the WDR35 gene encoding WD repeat-containing protein 35 isoform X2: protein MFIYLCKKIAIPGNVCLRCISWNKDQGFIACGGEDGLLKVLKLETQTDEAKIKGLAAPSNLSVNQTLEGHSGSVQVVTWNEQYQKLTTSDQNGLIIVWMLYKGAWYEEMINNRNKSVVRSMSWNADGQKICIVYEDGAVIVGSVDGNRIWGKDLKGTHLCHVAWSSDSKILLFGMANGEVHIYDNQGNFIVKMKLSCLVNLTGAFSIAGIHWYHGTEGYIEPDCPCLAVCYDNGRCQIMRDENDHNPVLIDTGMNVICIQWNHCGSVLAVAGSLKSTSQDKDVNIVQFYTPFGEHLRTLKVPGKQISALSWEGSGLKIALAVDSYIYFANIRPDYKWGYCSNTVVYAYTRPDRPEYCVVFWDTKNNEKYVKYVKSLISITTYGDFCVLATKADENQPQYVLVLCNSIGTPLDPKYIDIGPLFVTMTKTHVIAASKEAFYIWQYRVAKKLTAMEINQVARTRREGRERIYHIDDTPSGSADGHLDYSRAIEGTRDPICAITASDKILLVGRESGTIQRYSLPSVCLVQKYTLNCRAHQLSLNCNSSRVAIIDLSGVLTFFDLDTRGVDSTGQQVIGEQLKLERKDVWDMKWANDNPDLFAMMEKTRMYVFRNLDPEEPIQTSGYICNFEDLEIKSILLDEILKNPEHPNKDYIINFEIRSLRDSRALIEKVGIEESSQFIEDNPHPRLWRLLAEAALQKLDLQTAEQAFVRCKDYQGIKFVKRLGNLQSESMKQAEVAAYFSRFEEAERMYLDMDRRNLAIGLRMKLGDWFRVLQLLKTGSGDADDALLEQAYNAIGDYFADRQKWLNAVQYYVQGRNQERLAECYYMLEDYQGLENLANSLPENNKLLPDIACMFVRVGMCEQAVSAFLKCNRPKDAVDTCVHLNQWNKAVELAKNHNMKEIGSLLARYASHLLEKNKILDAIELYRKANSFFEAAKLMFKIADEESKKRTKPLRVKKLYVLSALLMEQCHEQMQNAQRGKVKGKSSETASALSGLLEEDVLYSTNRFADNAWRGAEAYHFFILAQRQLYKGSVDAALKTALHLRDYEDIIPTVEIYSLLALCACANRAFDICSRAFMKLESMETLRPEQRQQYEDLALEIFTRHCPKYNKKSDLDDVLESGGGKLPVCVATGERILEYQFWMCSVCKHCMKAKEASSYNFCPLCHSIA from the exons GTGCTTGGTATGAAGAGATGATTAACAATAGAAATAAATCTGTTGTTCGAAGTATGAGCTGGAATGCTGATGGCCAAAAGATTTGTATTGTATATGAAGATGGAGCTGTGATTGTTGGATCAGTGGATG GCAATCGCATTTGGGGAAAAGACTTGAAAGGTACCCACCTGTGCCACGTGGCCTGGTCCTCCGATAGCAAAATTTTACTGTTTGGAATGGCAAACGGAGAGGTTCACATTTATGACAATCAGGGAAATTTTATT GTGAAGATGAAACTGAGTTGTTTGGTCAACTTAACTGGAGCATTCAGCATTGCTGGCATACATTGGTATCATGGTACAGAAGGCTACATTGAACCAGATTGTCCTTGTCTTGCTGTCTGTTACGACAATGGAAGATGCCAGATAATGAGAGATGAGAATGACCACA ATCCTGTTTTGATTGACACTGGTATGAATGTCATATGTATTCAGTGGAACCACTGTGGAAGCGTATTGGCGGTGGCAGGCTCCCTAAAATCAACTTCTCAGGATAAGGATGTAAACATTGTGCAGTTCTATACTCCATTTGGTGAG CATTTGCGCACACTGAAAGTTCCTGGCAAACAGATATCTGCTTTGTCTTGGGAGGGAAGTGGACTGAAAATTGCACTGGCTGTTGACTCTTACATATATTTTGCAAACATTCGGCCAGATTACAAG TGGGGTTACTGCTCCAATACGGTTGTTTATGCGTATACCAGACCCGATCGTCCAGAGTACTGTGTAGTCTTTTGGGAcacaaaaaacaatgaaaagtaTGTGAAATATGTCAAGAGCTTGATTTCCATAACAACTTATGGAGACTTCTGTGTTTTAGCAACCAAAGCAGATGAAAATCAACCTCag TATGTGCTTGTTCTCTGCAATTCTATTGGCACACCCTTGGATCCAAAATATATTGATATCG GGCCATTGTTTGTCACAATGACCAAAACACATGTGATAGCAGCTTCTAAAGAAGCGTTTTACATCTGGCAGTATCGTGTGGCCAAGAAGCTCACAGCAATGGAAATTAATCAGGTAGCACGGACCAGGAGAGAAGGCAGGGAGAG GATTTATCATATTGATGACACTCCTTCAGGGTCAGCAGATGGACACCTTGATTACAGTAGAGCTATTGAA GGAACAAGAGATCCAATTTGTGCAATAACAGCATCTGATAAGATATTACTTGTG GGTAGAGAATCTGGCACTATTCAGAGATACAGTCTTCCTAGTGTTTGTCTAGTGCAGAAGTATACCCTGAACTGCCGTGCACATCAGCTGTCTTTGAACTGTAACTCCAG tcGTGTTGCTATCATAGACCTTTCAGGTGTTTTGACTTTCTTTGACTTGGATACACGGGGAGTAGACAGTACAGGACAGCAAGTGATAGGTGAGCAGCTGAAACTGGAACGAAAAGATGTCTGGGATATGAAATGGGCCAACGATAACCCGGATTTGTTTGCAATGATGGAAAAGACAAGAATGTATGTTTTCAGAAACTTGGATCCAGAG GAACCTATACAAACTTCTGGATATATTTGCAACTTTGAAGATTTAGAAATCAAATCCATTCTTCTGGATGAAATATTAAAG AATCCTGAACATCCTAACAAAGATTATATCATCAATTTTGAGATTCGATCATTACGAGACAGTCGAGCATTGATTGAAAAAGTCGGCATTGAGGAATCTTCCCAGTTCATAGAAGACAATCCACATCCCAGACTTTG GCGTCTCCTGGCTGAAGCTGCTCTTCAGAAGCTGGATCTGCAGACTGCTGAACAAGCTTTTGTACGTTGCAAAGATTATCAAGGTATTAAATTTGTGAAGCGCCTAGGGAACCTGCAGAGTGAGTCAATGAAACAAGCAGAAGTGGCAGCCTATTTTAGCAGATttgaagaagctgaaagaaTGTATCTGGATATGGACAGAAG AAATCTTGCCATTGGACTACGGATGAAACTGGGAGATTGGTTTCGAGTATTGCAGCTATTGAAAACTGGCTCAGGTGATGCAGATGATGCTCTTCTTGAACAAGCATACAATGCTATAGGAGATTACTTTGCAGACCGTCAGAAATG GTTAAATGCTGTACAGTATTATGTGCAAGGACGAAACCAGGAACGTTTAGCTGAGTGTTACTACATGCTAGAGGACTACCAAGGACTGGAGAATTTAGCTAACTCACTTCCGGAGAATAATAAATTGCTCCCA GATATAGCTTGTATGTTTGTAAGAGTGGGGATGTGTGAACAAGCGGTGTCAGCCTTTCTGAAATGCAACCGACCAAAGGATGCGGTAGATACGTGTGTACATCTCAACCAG tggAATAAAGCTGTGGAGCTGGCTAAAAATCACAATATGAAAGAGATTGGATCCTTGTTAGCCAGATATGCAAGTCATTTactggaaaagaataaaatcctTGATGCTATAGAACTCTACCGTAAAGCCAATTCTTTCTTTGAAGCTGCTAAGCTCATGTTCAAG attgcaGATGAAGAGTCAAAGAAAAGGACAAAGCCTTTGCGAGTGAAAAAGCTCTATGTATTATCAGCCTTACTTATGGAACAGTGCCATGAACAAATGCAAAATgcacaaaggggaaaagttaaaggaaaaagttctgag ACTGCTTCAGCTTTGAGTGGTTTGCTAGAAGAAGATGTTCTTTATTCAACTAATCGCTTTGCAGACAATGCTTGGCGAGGAGCTGAAGCTTACCACTTTTTTATACTTGCACAAAGACAGCTCTATAAAGGTTCTGTAGATGCAGCGCTTAAAACAG CTCTTCATTTGCGAGATTATGAAGACATTATCCCTACAGTTGAAATCTATTCCCTTTTGGCACTGTGTGCGTGTGCAAACAGAGCATTTGACATCTGTTCAAGAGCCTTTATGAAGCTAGAATCCATGGAAACTCTTAGGCCAGAGCAGAGGCAACAGTATGAAGACCTTGCTCTAGAGATATTTACAAGACATTGTCCAAAGTATAACAAAAAATCTGACCTGGATGACGTTCTTGAGAG tgGAGGTGGGAAACTTCCTGTATGTGTTGCAACAGGAGAGCGTATCCTGGAGTATCAATTCTGGATGTGCAGTGTATGTAAGCATTGTATGAAAGCCAAAGAAGCAAGCAGTTACAACTTCTGTCCTCTGTGCCACAGTATAGCATAG
- the WDR35 gene encoding WD repeat-containing protein 35 isoform X3, whose protein sequence is MFIYLCKKIAIPGNVCLRCISWNKDQGFIACGGEDGLLKVLKLETQTDEAKIKGLAAPSNLSVNQTLEGHSGSVQVVTWNEQYQKLTTSDQNGLIIVWMLYKGAWYEEMINNRNKSVVRSMSWNADGQKICIVYEDGAVIVGSVDGNRIWGKDLKGTHLCHVAWSSDSKILLFGMANGEVHIYDNQGNFIVKMKLSCLVNLTGAFSIAGIHWYHGTEGYIEPDCPCLAVCYDNGRCQIMRDENDHNPVLIDTGMNVICIQWNHCGSVLAVAGSLKSTSQDKDVNIVQFYTPFGEHLRTLKVPGKQISALSWEGSGLKIALAVDSYIYFANIRPDYKWGYCSNTVVYAYTRPDRPEYCVVFWDTKNNEKYVKYVKSLISITTYGDFCVLATKADENQPQEEHETESIGAMYVLVLCNSIGTPLDPKYIDIGPLFVTMTKTHVIAASKEAFYIWQYRVAKKLTAMEINQVARTRREGRERIYHIDDTPSGSADGHLDYSRAIEGTRDPICAITASDKILLVGRESGTIQRYSLPSVCLVQKYTLNCRAHQLSLNCNSSRVAIIDLSGVLTFFDLDTRGVDSTGQQVIGEQLKLERKDVWDMKWANDNPDLFAMMEKTRMYVFRNLDPEEPIQTSGYICNFEDLEIKSILLDEILKNPEHPNKDYIINFEIRSLRDSRALIEKVGIEESSQFIEDNPHPRLWRLLAEAALQKLDLQTAEQAFVRCKDYQGIKFVKRLGNLQSESMKQAEVAAYFSRFEEAERMYLDMDRRNLAIGLRMKLGDWFRVLQLLKTGSGDADDALLEQAYNAIGDYFADRQKWLNAVQYYVQGRNQERLAECYYMLEDYQGLENLANSLPENNKLLPDIACMFVRVGMCEQAVSAFLKCNRPKDAVDTCVHLNQWNKAVELAKNHNMKEIGSLLARYASHLLEKNKILDAIELYRKANSFFEAAKLMFKIADEESKKRTKPLRVKKLYVLSALLMEQCHEQMQNAQRGKVKGKSSELFICEIMKTLSLQLKSIPFWHCVRVQTEHLTSVQEPL, encoded by the exons GTGCTTGGTATGAAGAGATGATTAACAATAGAAATAAATCTGTTGTTCGAAGTATGAGCTGGAATGCTGATGGCCAAAAGATTTGTATTGTATATGAAGATGGAGCTGTGATTGTTGGATCAGTGGATG GCAATCGCATTTGGGGAAAAGACTTGAAAGGTACCCACCTGTGCCACGTGGCCTGGTCCTCCGATAGCAAAATTTTACTGTTTGGAATGGCAAACGGAGAGGTTCACATTTATGACAATCAGGGAAATTTTATT GTGAAGATGAAACTGAGTTGTTTGGTCAACTTAACTGGAGCATTCAGCATTGCTGGCATACATTGGTATCATGGTACAGAAGGCTACATTGAACCAGATTGTCCTTGTCTTGCTGTCTGTTACGACAATGGAAGATGCCAGATAATGAGAGATGAGAATGACCACA ATCCTGTTTTGATTGACACTGGTATGAATGTCATATGTATTCAGTGGAACCACTGTGGAAGCGTATTGGCGGTGGCAGGCTCCCTAAAATCAACTTCTCAGGATAAGGATGTAAACATTGTGCAGTTCTATACTCCATTTGGTGAG CATTTGCGCACACTGAAAGTTCCTGGCAAACAGATATCTGCTTTGTCTTGGGAGGGAAGTGGACTGAAAATTGCACTGGCTGTTGACTCTTACATATATTTTGCAAACATTCGGCCAGATTACAAG TGGGGTTACTGCTCCAATACGGTTGTTTATGCGTATACCAGACCCGATCGTCCAGAGTACTGTGTAGTCTTTTGGGAcacaaaaaacaatgaaaagtaTGTGAAATATGTCAAGAGCTTGATTTCCATAACAACTTATGGAGACTTCTGTGTTTTAGCAACCAAAGCAGATGAAAATCAACCTCag GAGGAGCATGAGACGGAGTCAATTGGTGCaatg TATGTGCTTGTTCTCTGCAATTCTATTGGCACACCCTTGGATCCAAAATATATTGATATCG GGCCATTGTTTGTCACAATGACCAAAACACATGTGATAGCAGCTTCTAAAGAAGCGTTTTACATCTGGCAGTATCGTGTGGCCAAGAAGCTCACAGCAATGGAAATTAATCAGGTAGCACGGACCAGGAGAGAAGGCAGGGAGAG GATTTATCATATTGATGACACTCCTTCAGGGTCAGCAGATGGACACCTTGATTACAGTAGAGCTATTGAA GGAACAAGAGATCCAATTTGTGCAATAACAGCATCTGATAAGATATTACTTGTG GGTAGAGAATCTGGCACTATTCAGAGATACAGTCTTCCTAGTGTTTGTCTAGTGCAGAAGTATACCCTGAACTGCCGTGCACATCAGCTGTCTTTGAACTGTAACTCCAG tcGTGTTGCTATCATAGACCTTTCAGGTGTTTTGACTTTCTTTGACTTGGATACACGGGGAGTAGACAGTACAGGACAGCAAGTGATAGGTGAGCAGCTGAAACTGGAACGAAAAGATGTCTGGGATATGAAATGGGCCAACGATAACCCGGATTTGTTTGCAATGATGGAAAAGACAAGAATGTATGTTTTCAGAAACTTGGATCCAGAG GAACCTATACAAACTTCTGGATATATTTGCAACTTTGAAGATTTAGAAATCAAATCCATTCTTCTGGATGAAATATTAAAG AATCCTGAACATCCTAACAAAGATTATATCATCAATTTTGAGATTCGATCATTACGAGACAGTCGAGCATTGATTGAAAAAGTCGGCATTGAGGAATCTTCCCAGTTCATAGAAGACAATCCACATCCCAGACTTTG GCGTCTCCTGGCTGAAGCTGCTCTTCAGAAGCTGGATCTGCAGACTGCTGAACAAGCTTTTGTACGTTGCAAAGATTATCAAGGTATTAAATTTGTGAAGCGCCTAGGGAACCTGCAGAGTGAGTCAATGAAACAAGCAGAAGTGGCAGCCTATTTTAGCAGATttgaagaagctgaaagaaTGTATCTGGATATGGACAGAAG AAATCTTGCCATTGGACTACGGATGAAACTGGGAGATTGGTTTCGAGTATTGCAGCTATTGAAAACTGGCTCAGGTGATGCAGATGATGCTCTTCTTGAACAAGCATACAATGCTATAGGAGATTACTTTGCAGACCGTCAGAAATG GTTAAATGCTGTACAGTATTATGTGCAAGGACGAAACCAGGAACGTTTAGCTGAGTGTTACTACATGCTAGAGGACTACCAAGGACTGGAGAATTTAGCTAACTCACTTCCGGAGAATAATAAATTGCTCCCA GATATAGCTTGTATGTTTGTAAGAGTGGGGATGTGTGAACAAGCGGTGTCAGCCTTTCTGAAATGCAACCGACCAAAGGATGCGGTAGATACGTGTGTACATCTCAACCAG tggAATAAAGCTGTGGAGCTGGCTAAAAATCACAATATGAAAGAGATTGGATCCTTGTTAGCCAGATATGCAAGTCATTTactggaaaagaataaaatcctTGATGCTATAGAACTCTACCGTAAAGCCAATTCTTTCTTTGAAGCTGCTAAGCTCATGTTCAAG attgcaGATGAAGAGTCAAAGAAAAGGACAAAGCCTTTGCGAGTGAAAAAGCTCTATGTATTATCAGCCTTACTTATGGAACAGTGCCATGAACAAATGCAAAATgcacaaaggggaaaagttaaaggaaaaagttctgag CTCTTCATTTGCGAGATTATGAAGACATTATCCCTACAGTTGAAATCTATTCCCTTTTGGCACTGTGTGCGTGTGCAAACAGAGCATTTGACATCTGTTCAAGAGCCTTTATGA
- the WDR35 gene encoding WD repeat-containing protein 35 isoform X1, translating to MFIYLCKKIAIPGNVCLRCISWNKDQGFIACGGEDGLLKVLKLETQTDEAKIKGLAAPSNLSVNQTLEGHSGSVQVVTWNEQYQKLTTSDQNGLIIVWMLYKGAWYEEMINNRNKSVVRSMSWNADGQKICIVYEDGAVIVGSVDGNRIWGKDLKGTHLCHVAWSSDSKILLFGMANGEVHIYDNQGNFIVKMKLSCLVNLTGAFSIAGIHWYHGTEGYIEPDCPCLAVCYDNGRCQIMRDENDHNPVLIDTGMNVICIQWNHCGSVLAVAGSLKSTSQDKDVNIVQFYTPFGEHLRTLKVPGKQISALSWEGSGLKIALAVDSYIYFANIRPDYKWGYCSNTVVYAYTRPDRPEYCVVFWDTKNNEKYVKYVKSLISITTYGDFCVLATKADENQPQEEHETESIGAMYVLVLCNSIGTPLDPKYIDIGPLFVTMTKTHVIAASKEAFYIWQYRVAKKLTAMEINQVARTRREGRERIYHIDDTPSGSADGHLDYSRAIEGTRDPICAITASDKILLVGRESGTIQRYSLPSVCLVQKYTLNCRAHQLSLNCNSSRVAIIDLSGVLTFFDLDTRGVDSTGQQVIGEQLKLERKDVWDMKWANDNPDLFAMMEKTRMYVFRNLDPEEPIQTSGYICNFEDLEIKSILLDEILKNPEHPNKDYIINFEIRSLRDSRALIEKVGIEESSQFIEDNPHPRLWRLLAEAALQKLDLQTAEQAFVRCKDYQGIKFVKRLGNLQSESMKQAEVAAYFSRFEEAERMYLDMDRRNLAIGLRMKLGDWFRVLQLLKTGSGDADDALLEQAYNAIGDYFADRQKWLNAVQYYVQGRNQERLAECYYMLEDYQGLENLANSLPENNKLLPDIACMFVRVGMCEQAVSAFLKCNRPKDAVDTCVHLNQWNKAVELAKNHNMKEIGSLLARYASHLLEKNKILDAIELYRKANSFFEAAKLMFKIADEESKKRTKPLRVKKLYVLSALLMEQCHEQMQNAQRGKVKGKSSETASALSGLLEEDVLYSTNRFADNAWRGAEAYHFFILAQRQLYKGSVDAALKTALHLRDYEDIIPTVEIYSLLALCACANRAFDICSRAFMKLESMETLRPEQRQQYEDLALEIFTRHCPKYNKKSDLDDVLESGGGKLPVCVATGERILEYQFWMCSVCKHCMKAKEASSYNFCPLCHSIA from the exons GTGCTTGGTATGAAGAGATGATTAACAATAGAAATAAATCTGTTGTTCGAAGTATGAGCTGGAATGCTGATGGCCAAAAGATTTGTATTGTATATGAAGATGGAGCTGTGATTGTTGGATCAGTGGATG GCAATCGCATTTGGGGAAAAGACTTGAAAGGTACCCACCTGTGCCACGTGGCCTGGTCCTCCGATAGCAAAATTTTACTGTTTGGAATGGCAAACGGAGAGGTTCACATTTATGACAATCAGGGAAATTTTATT GTGAAGATGAAACTGAGTTGTTTGGTCAACTTAACTGGAGCATTCAGCATTGCTGGCATACATTGGTATCATGGTACAGAAGGCTACATTGAACCAGATTGTCCTTGTCTTGCTGTCTGTTACGACAATGGAAGATGCCAGATAATGAGAGATGAGAATGACCACA ATCCTGTTTTGATTGACACTGGTATGAATGTCATATGTATTCAGTGGAACCACTGTGGAAGCGTATTGGCGGTGGCAGGCTCCCTAAAATCAACTTCTCAGGATAAGGATGTAAACATTGTGCAGTTCTATACTCCATTTGGTGAG CATTTGCGCACACTGAAAGTTCCTGGCAAACAGATATCTGCTTTGTCTTGGGAGGGAAGTGGACTGAAAATTGCACTGGCTGTTGACTCTTACATATATTTTGCAAACATTCGGCCAGATTACAAG TGGGGTTACTGCTCCAATACGGTTGTTTATGCGTATACCAGACCCGATCGTCCAGAGTACTGTGTAGTCTTTTGGGAcacaaaaaacaatgaaaagtaTGTGAAATATGTCAAGAGCTTGATTTCCATAACAACTTATGGAGACTTCTGTGTTTTAGCAACCAAAGCAGATGAAAATCAACCTCag GAGGAGCATGAGACGGAGTCAATTGGTGCaatg TATGTGCTTGTTCTCTGCAATTCTATTGGCACACCCTTGGATCCAAAATATATTGATATCG GGCCATTGTTTGTCACAATGACCAAAACACATGTGATAGCAGCTTCTAAAGAAGCGTTTTACATCTGGCAGTATCGTGTGGCCAAGAAGCTCACAGCAATGGAAATTAATCAGGTAGCACGGACCAGGAGAGAAGGCAGGGAGAG GATTTATCATATTGATGACACTCCTTCAGGGTCAGCAGATGGACACCTTGATTACAGTAGAGCTATTGAA GGAACAAGAGATCCAATTTGTGCAATAACAGCATCTGATAAGATATTACTTGTG GGTAGAGAATCTGGCACTATTCAGAGATACAGTCTTCCTAGTGTTTGTCTAGTGCAGAAGTATACCCTGAACTGCCGTGCACATCAGCTGTCTTTGAACTGTAACTCCAG tcGTGTTGCTATCATAGACCTTTCAGGTGTTTTGACTTTCTTTGACTTGGATACACGGGGAGTAGACAGTACAGGACAGCAAGTGATAGGTGAGCAGCTGAAACTGGAACGAAAAGATGTCTGGGATATGAAATGGGCCAACGATAACCCGGATTTGTTTGCAATGATGGAAAAGACAAGAATGTATGTTTTCAGAAACTTGGATCCAGAG GAACCTATACAAACTTCTGGATATATTTGCAACTTTGAAGATTTAGAAATCAAATCCATTCTTCTGGATGAAATATTAAAG AATCCTGAACATCCTAACAAAGATTATATCATCAATTTTGAGATTCGATCATTACGAGACAGTCGAGCATTGATTGAAAAAGTCGGCATTGAGGAATCTTCCCAGTTCATAGAAGACAATCCACATCCCAGACTTTG GCGTCTCCTGGCTGAAGCTGCTCTTCAGAAGCTGGATCTGCAGACTGCTGAACAAGCTTTTGTACGTTGCAAAGATTATCAAGGTATTAAATTTGTGAAGCGCCTAGGGAACCTGCAGAGTGAGTCAATGAAACAAGCAGAAGTGGCAGCCTATTTTAGCAGATttgaagaagctgaaagaaTGTATCTGGATATGGACAGAAG AAATCTTGCCATTGGACTACGGATGAAACTGGGAGATTGGTTTCGAGTATTGCAGCTATTGAAAACTGGCTCAGGTGATGCAGATGATGCTCTTCTTGAACAAGCATACAATGCTATAGGAGATTACTTTGCAGACCGTCAGAAATG GTTAAATGCTGTACAGTATTATGTGCAAGGACGAAACCAGGAACGTTTAGCTGAGTGTTACTACATGCTAGAGGACTACCAAGGACTGGAGAATTTAGCTAACTCACTTCCGGAGAATAATAAATTGCTCCCA GATATAGCTTGTATGTTTGTAAGAGTGGGGATGTGTGAACAAGCGGTGTCAGCCTTTCTGAAATGCAACCGACCAAAGGATGCGGTAGATACGTGTGTACATCTCAACCAG tggAATAAAGCTGTGGAGCTGGCTAAAAATCACAATATGAAAGAGATTGGATCCTTGTTAGCCAGATATGCAAGTCATTTactggaaaagaataaaatcctTGATGCTATAGAACTCTACCGTAAAGCCAATTCTTTCTTTGAAGCTGCTAAGCTCATGTTCAAG attgcaGATGAAGAGTCAAAGAAAAGGACAAAGCCTTTGCGAGTGAAAAAGCTCTATGTATTATCAGCCTTACTTATGGAACAGTGCCATGAACAAATGCAAAATgcacaaaggggaaaagttaaaggaaaaagttctgag ACTGCTTCAGCTTTGAGTGGTTTGCTAGAAGAAGATGTTCTTTATTCAACTAATCGCTTTGCAGACAATGCTTGGCGAGGAGCTGAAGCTTACCACTTTTTTATACTTGCACAAAGACAGCTCTATAAAGGTTCTGTAGATGCAGCGCTTAAAACAG CTCTTCATTTGCGAGATTATGAAGACATTATCCCTACAGTTGAAATCTATTCCCTTTTGGCACTGTGTGCGTGTGCAAACAGAGCATTTGACATCTGTTCAAGAGCCTTTATGAAGCTAGAATCCATGGAAACTCTTAGGCCAGAGCAGAGGCAACAGTATGAAGACCTTGCTCTAGAGATATTTACAAGACATTGTCCAAAGTATAACAAAAAATCTGACCTGGATGACGTTCTTGAGAG tgGAGGTGGGAAACTTCCTGTATGTGTTGCAACAGGAGAGCGTATCCTGGAGTATCAATTCTGGATGTGCAGTGTATGTAAGCATTGTATGAAAGCCAAAGAAGCAAGCAGTTACAACTTCTGTCCTCTGTGCCACAGTATAGCATAG